The genome window TTTAATGATATCCGATCTTATAACACAAGAAACTGCACCTCTAATAGAATATACATGGGATAGATATGGAGAATATCTAGAGGGTATTAATGGAGAAAAATACAGAAAACAAGTGATGGATTATATTCAACTAGAAGACTCTCCTAGATCTATGACTTATCAATTAGATTTAATGAAAAAAGTAGGCTTTAGGGGTACCGAAATACTACACAAAAACATGTGTTTTGGAGCTTTTGGAGGGATAAAATAATTTCCCCTGTTAAATATTTGACACCTAAATTTATCCATCAAAAAATCGCGAGTATGTTTCTGCATCATTGTAAAAATTTATGTAGAAATTGCTCGCGACTCTCCTTTCTTAGACCTCAAATATTATCTTTACCTCAAAGCAACTCGAATATATAGACTTTGCGAACTATTGAAATTTGATGACTCTTCAAATGATACCCTTTCTACAGTTTAAATACTAAATAATTAGAAAGGATAAAGTTGAATTGAATCACTACCTAAACTCCCTTGGAAACTCTAATTTCCAATAAATGATCAAAGCCTACCTAAAAGAGTTTAAAGTGCTTTATATAAAATAGATCGTGAATCTATTTATAGACAATTACAATTAAGAAAACTATATGAAATTTTACTTAGTAGACATAAATTCTAAATTAACTGAAGCATGGAGTAAAGTATTTGAAGGGGTTGATAATGTGGAAGTAAAAAATGAATCTATCTTTGACCTATCTTGTGATGTTATAATCAGTCCTGCGAATAGTTTTGGCTATATGAACGGAGGAATTGATTTTGCCATCTCAAAACATCTCGGATGGCACATTGAAAAGACACTTCAAAAAAAATTGAGAGAGGAATATTTTGGTGAATTACTTGTTGGACAAGCTACTATTGTTGAAACTAATAATGATCAATTCCCATATTTAATTTCAGCTCCAACGATGAGAACACCAATGACAATCTTACGTTCTCCAAATGTATATTTGGCCACCAAAGCGATATTAACTTTACTACTTTATGGAAAGTTGGAAGATGGCACACCGATAAAAGAAAAAATTAAAACGATAGCTATTCCAGGCTTAGGTACTGGTGTTGGCCAAGTTCCTCCGATTTTATGTGCCAGACAAATGAGAATAGCTTGGGAAGATGTGTTCAATCAAAAGTATAAGACTGAAGAAGGTTGGGAAGAATTAAGATCAAACTATGCTTATTTCTTTACACATGATGAAAATGATTTGAAATATGACATTCCTTAAAATAATGATGTCTACTTTCATTACTTAAAAATTTTGCAATACTAATTAAACTAACGGAAATGTTTACAGATATATTAATTGAAACTGTATTTATACCTATTGCAGTTCAACTGATCATTTCAATATTCTATTACTTTATAGTCATAAGAAAGGACAGAAATGTATATCAAAAAACATACTCCCTTACTTTAGCTCAAAAAGAAGAAAAAGAACAGAAAGTTAGAAGGTGGATGATTTTTTATTTTTTGAGTTTTGCAATAGGAATTGGTGTATTTATCTGTTCAGCATCACTATTAAGAAGCTTATATTATCAAACTCAAAATGAATTATTTCAAGTGATTTTAGTCCCAAATATTACAAGTTACTCTATAATATTTGGGTTCATGATAGCAGTTCCAATTTCGATATTTATAAATAATTTTCGCAAAAGATGGATAGGTGATTATTATAAAAAACCGTCCTTCTCAATAAGTAAAATATTTGCTTATTTATTCTTGGTACTATCAATAAGTTTTACATTTCAGATAATTCGGAAAGGAGTCTATTTTGAGAAGGATTATGTCATAGTAAAAGATTTATTTAGTGACGACATATCAATCCCATTAAACCAAGTAAGTTCTATCAGTCAGGAAAATTCCATTGTCACTTTGTTACTAAAAAATGGTTTAGACATCTCAATCGATGATATTGAGCTCGATTATAAGAAGCTTTTGAAGTCAGAAGAGATGATAAGTTTGAATAATAAATAGATATTGGATTATAACTACCACTTATATTTTATTACTAGAAGTCGAACCATTAAATTAGTTTTGAAATTATATATGTGTGATTAACCTAAAATACCATTATCGTAAATCTTATTATGGAAAGTAAAAAAGAGATTTCAGCTGAGTTTCCATTTGAATCAAAATATATAGAAGTCAATGGAAGTAAAATGCACTACATTGATGAGGGAAAAGGTGACCCTATCTTATTTCTTCATGGAAACCCTACATCTTCTTACTTATGGAGAAACATTATTCCTTACCTAGAACCATTAGGGAGGTGTATTGCTCCTGATTTAATTGGAATGGGAAAATCTGATAAACCAAAAATTGAATACTCATACAAGAATCATAGTGACTATTTAGATAAGTTTATTGAAAAACTTAATTTAAAAAATATCACCCTTGTTCTACATGACTGGGGATCAGGTTTAGGTTTTCATTATGCCAATACACACCGTAATAATATCAAAGCTATTTCATTTATGGAAGCTATGGTAAAACCAATTGAACCTTCTCCAGAAATGCAAACGGCTTTTAAAATGATGCGGACCAAAGGTATTGGTTGGTTAATGATTAGTGTCGGAAATATGTTTATCAACAAAATGTTACCCAGCATGATCAATCGAAAATTGACGGAAGAAGAATTCAATTATTATAAAGCACCATATCCAACAATTGGAAGTAGAAAAGCATTAAGAGAATTCCCGAAAAATGTTCCCATTGGAGAAGAACCTAAATATTCGTATGATAGAATTAAAGCATATGGAGATTGGTTGACAGAAACAGATCTTCCTAAATTGTTATTATATGTATCACCCGGTGCGTTGATAAGGGATGTCGACGTAAGTTATATCAAAGAGAATTTCTCTAATCTCAAAACCGTTGATGTTGGAAAAGGGTTACACTTTATCCAAGAAGATCATCCACATCGGATTGGAGAAGAGATCGCAGAATGGTATAAAGAATTATAGCTTAATACCATTAAAAATAGCAAATGATACAGAGCACATCATTTGCTATTTTTAAATAAGACTAACAGGAATTAGATAGATAATTGATTTTAAATTATTATCTACTTTTATTCGAATCATTACTAATCACCTAATTAGTTTTTAATTAATAAATCATTTGTGACCAAAATTAAATTATCACTTTTTAAGTATAAGACTATTTAATACATCCCTTTTACTAAAATGATTTTACGACTAAAAAAGCTTTTCCTATTAGTAACACTATCTACATTAACTTTTTCTTGTGGAAAAAAAGTAGAACAGGCCTTCTCTTTTGTACAGTTATGTGATCCACAATTAGGAATGGGAGGCTATGAACATGATAAAGAAACTTTTGCACAGGCAGTAGAACAAATTAATGAACTGAATCCCGACTTTGTCGTTATTTGTGGTGACTTAGTACATAGTCCCAATGATAGTTCTTATAAAGATTTTCAAGAAATTATGAGTGGTTTTACAGTTCCTTGTCACCTTGCACCGGGAAACCATGATATTAGAAAAGTACCTACAGCACAAACTATTGCATATTACCGAAATAAAATTGGTAAAGATTACTACCATTTTAAAAATAAGGATCACTTATTTATAATAACGAATACTCAGTATTGGAAGTGTGATGTAGAAAATGAGTCTAAACTACATAATGAATGGTTTGAAAAGACTATCAAAAGAAAGAAAAGTAAACGACACTCTACTTTTGTAATAGGACATTATCCATTGTATACAGAATCTCCCGATGAAAAAGAGCATAACTTTAATTTACCAGAACCTCATAGAAAACAAATCTTACAGTTATTGAAAGACAATAATGCAGCTGCATACCTATCTGGGCATACGCATAAATTAACTATCAATAACTATGAGGATATTGAGTTAGTCAGTGGAGAGACAACAAGTAAAAACTTTGATAAAAGACCTTTCGGTTATCGCGTTTGGACGGTTGATCAAAATGCTGTGGAGCATCATTTCGTTCCTTTAAAAGAAATAAGAAAGATTCAATAAATTGGAAGTGTACTGAGTTGAAGAATGTTTATTTATAACCTTACTATCTACAAAATGAGATTAATAGTTTTCATCTGATACTATTCATGCTCAATTAAAAAAACACTTTATTTTCTAGATAAGTAAAGGAACTGTTATTATTTTATAGACACGGTGTTAATAACATTTCAACAAAGTGAAATTAAAATATTATGTGTCAGATTTCACGCATAAGAATAAGTCTGAAGTTCTAATGTTTAGTAATAAAATTAATTATGAGTAAGGTCGACGACATACTAAAATTAAAAGGTGTGAAACCAACATCAGTACGAATAATAGTCTTAGATTATCTTTTAGATCAAGGGAAAGCACAATCCCTTAAAGATATTGAATCAGGTCTTGTTAGAACAGAGAGAAGTTCAATATTCAGAACATTAAAATTATTCGAACAACATAAGTTAATCCATAGTATAGATGATGGCTCTGGAATGACTAAGTATGCTGTATGTGCTGATGGTTGTAATTGCGAACTTAAGGATTTACATTTTCATTTTTTCTGTATTTCTTGTCAAAAAACATATTGTCTTACCGATTATCCTATACCTCAAATTAACCTACCAAAAAACTTTAAAATGCTTCAAGCTAATATGGTTATTAAAGGACTTTGCGAAACATGTAATAGCTAAACTTTGCAATCGAGTTGCAGATATAGAACCTTACCTTTGATAATAATCTTAATAAGTAATACAAACTCCATATTATTTAATTCTGTTTTCAATTTGGTTTTCATGTGAAAACATAAAAAGATTAACCTTATGTTATTTATTTAAATAGTGATACATAGATATCATTTATAATAAAGTTCTTTCTGCATAGAATTAGTAATTACCTACTTTCACTTTTTTAAAGTAGAAGTAAATATTTTATTCAGATAAACCAAAGG of Flammeovirga agarivorans contains these proteins:
- a CDS encoding macro domain-containing protein, coding for MKFYLVDINSKLTEAWSKVFEGVDNVEVKNESIFDLSCDVIISPANSFGYMNGGIDFAISKHLGWHIEKTLQKKLREEYFGELLVGQATIVETNNDQFPYLISAPTMRTPMTILRSPNVYLATKAILTLLLYGKLEDGTPIKEKIKTIAIPGLGTGVGQVPPILCARQMRIAWEDVFNQKYKTEEGWEELRSNYAYFFTHDENDLKYDIP
- a CDS encoding haloalkane dehalogenase gives rise to the protein MESKKEISAEFPFESKYIEVNGSKMHYIDEGKGDPILFLHGNPTSSYLWRNIIPYLEPLGRCIAPDLIGMGKSDKPKIEYSYKNHSDYLDKFIEKLNLKNITLVLHDWGSGLGFHYANTHRNNIKAISFMEAMVKPIEPSPEMQTAFKMMRTKGIGWLMISVGNMFINKMLPSMINRKLTEEEFNYYKAPYPTIGSRKALREFPKNVPIGEEPKYSYDRIKAYGDWLTETDLPKLLLYVSPGALIRDVDVSYIKENFSNLKTVDVGKGLHFIQEDHPHRIGEEIAEWYKEL
- a CDS encoding metallophosphoesterase, which codes for MILRLKKLFLLVTLSTLTFSCGKKVEQAFSFVQLCDPQLGMGGYEHDKETFAQAVEQINELNPDFVVICGDLVHSPNDSSYKDFQEIMSGFTVPCHLAPGNHDIRKVPTAQTIAYYRNKIGKDYYHFKNKDHLFIITNTQYWKCDVENESKLHNEWFEKTIKRKKSKRHSTFVIGHYPLYTESPDEKEHNFNLPEPHRKQILQLLKDNNAAAYLSGHTHKLTINNYEDIELVSGETTSKNFDKRPFGYRVWTVDQNAVEHHFVPLKEIRKIQ
- a CDS encoding Fur family transcriptional regulator, with product MSKVDDILKLKGVKPTSVRIIVLDYLLDQGKAQSLKDIESGLVRTERSSIFRTLKLFEQHKLIHSIDDGSGMTKYAVCADGCNCELKDLHFHFFCISCQKTYCLTDYPIPQINLPKNFKMLQANMVIKGLCETCNS